One genomic window of Quercus lobata isolate SW786 chromosome 9, ValleyOak3.0 Primary Assembly, whole genome shotgun sequence includes the following:
- the LOC115959112 gene encoding hexose carrier protein HEX6-like produces MAVGLAKTSEEGQYNAKMTLLVVLSCMVAATGGIIFGYDLGISGGVTSMEPFLKKFFPEVYTKMNEDTKISNYCKFDSQLLTSFTSSLYIAGLVASFFASTVTRVFGRKPSILIGGTAFLAGSALGGAALNVYMIIFGRILLGIGVGFANQSVPLYLSEMAPPNYRGAINIGFELWVGIGVLLANLINFGTEKIKGGWGWRISLAMAAVPALILTLGALFLPETPNSLIQNSKDHEKAKLMLQRVRGTNDVQAELDDLVKASSLSKTIKHPFKNIIHRKYRPQLVMAIAIPFFQQVTGINVITFYAPVLFRTIGLGESASLFSAVMTGVVGAVSTSISMLIVDKLGRRALFMIGGIQMFLSQIIIGGLMAAQLGDHGGISKGYATSIIIFICIYVSGFGWSWGPLAWLVPSEIFPLEIRSAGQSITVAVGFIFIFLGAQTFLAMLCHFKSGIFFFFGGWVAVMTAFVYFLLPETKNVPIEQMSKVWREHWFWKRIVGEVNEDIKMEAA; encoded by the exons GAGGAGTGACCTCTATGGAGCCATTTCTCAAGAAGTTCTTCCCAGAGGTGTACACTAAGATGAATGAAGACACTAAGATCAGCAACTACTGCAAATTTGATAGCCAACTGTTGACCTCCTTCACATCCTCACTCTACATTGCTGGCCTTGTTGCTTCCTTCTTTGCCTCAACAGTCACTAGAGTCTTTGGGCGCAAGCCATCAATTCTTATAGGAGGTACCGCATTCCTTGCTGGTTCAGCTCTTGGGGGTGCAGCTTTGAATGTGTACATGATTATATTTGGTCGAATTTTGCTTGGAATTGGTGTTGGTTTCGCCAACCAG TCAGTACCCTTGTATCTCTCAGAAATGGCACCACCAAACTACAGAGGAGCAATTAACATTGGCTTTGAACTCTGGGTTGGCATTGGGGTTCTATTAGCTAACCTCATAAATTTTGGTACTGAGAAGATTAAAGGTGGTTGGGGTTGGCGAATCTCCCTAGCCATGGCTGCAGTCCCGGCTTTAATCCTTACACTAGGTGCTCTATTTCTCCCAGAGACACCCAACAGCCTAATCCAGAACAGCAAAGACCATGAAAAGGCCAAGCTAATGCTGCAACGTGTCCGAGGCACCAATGATGTGCAAGCAGAATTAGATGATCTCGTCAAAGCTAGTTCCTTATCAAAAACCATTAAACACCCATTTAAGAATATCATACATAGAAAGTATAGGCCTCAACTGGTTATGGCAATTGCAATTCCATTTTTCCAACAAGTAACCGGAATAAATGTCATCACCTTCTATGCACCAGTACTTTTTCGAACAATTGGTTTAGGTGAAAGTGCATCACTATTCTCTGCAGTCATGACTGGGGTTGTTGGTGCTGTCTCAACCTCCATATCCATGCTTATAGTGGATAAACTTGGCCGAAGAGCTTTGTTTATGATTGGGGGTATTCAGATGTTCCTCTCACAAATTATAATTGGTGGACTTATGGCTGCTCAACTTGGAGATCATGGTGGGATTAGCAAAGGGTATGCAACTTcgattataatttttatttgtatatatgtgtCCGGATTTGGATGGTCATGGGGGCCACTAGCATGGTTGGTTCCAAGTGAGATTTTTCCTTTAGAAATTCGATCGGCAGGACAAAGTATTACAGTAGCAGTGGGTTTTATCTTCATATTTTTGGGTGCTCAAACTTTTCTTGCCATGCTTTGCCATTTCAAATCtggtattttcttcttttttgggggaTGGGTGGCTGTGATGACTGCATTTGTGTACTTCTTGTTGCCGGAGACTAAGAATGTGCCCATTGAACAGATGAGTAAAGTGTGGAGGGAGCATTGGTTTTGGAAGAGAATTGTTGGGGAAGTGAATGAAGATATAAAGATGGAAGCAGCATGA